A region of Lycium barbarum isolate Lr01 chromosome 1, ASM1917538v2, whole genome shotgun sequence DNA encodes the following proteins:
- the LOC132637990 gene encoding peptide-N4-(N-acetyl-beta-glucosaminyl)asparagine amidase A-like, producing the protein MHTCINTPFLLPLLFFTFISPLSSSLPLQHHHSHFIKHTLSPTPPPHPYIEITRPLPFTTPSCTLPLFTHNFANTYNLPPVSVPYSPPPLNCSWTHVVLHFNASCKGEQYDRIAAVWLDGAEILRTSTAEPTDDGIFWTVEKDVTKYTSILVKENITLSVMLENIVNDVFTGVYHVSVTFVYYDVKNVTGIELGSNVDNPISMDVSELGSLDERPADLILPVSANGDNGFWFRIKSESGLYGQRVVIPRNAYKAVMEIYVSFHGNDEFWYSNPSDSYIEMNNLTTKRGHGAYREVLLKIDGILVGSFVPFPVVFTGGINPLFWEPVVSTGAFDLPSYDIDLTPFLEVLLDDKAHFLRLGVADSIPFWLVDGNLHLWVDDNCALPCEVQAQVLDYGTPKFNIEQSSSFRGLDGSFEVEMKRKSEVSGWVNSTSGNLTTIVSREVKFKNKIKFYLNGTEKRVRQNVKEETIVSVLSDTGITISRTTMKKIYPLSMTTKNLPSTENDTSLMLTDLDHEWREKKSIGGSSISLIIQQKCSGWMVVQDHDVLSGGATTEQTYSYRDEVGCYSRIVSAANGTLMNDTASSLCAASL; encoded by the coding sequence ATGCACACTTGCATCAATACTCCTTTTCTCCTCCCCCTCCTCTTCTTCACCTTCATTTCCCCACTTTCTTCTTCCCTACCACTACAACACCACCATTCCCATTTCATCAAACACACCCTTTCCCCTACTCCACCACCACATCCATACATAGAAATAACCCGCCCATTACCCTTCACTACTCCATCTTGCACACTTCCCTTATTCACCCACAACTTCGCTAACACATATAACCTTCCACCAGTCTCCGTCCCTTACTCCCCTCCTCCCCTCAATTGCTCGTGGACACATGTGGTTCTCCATTTCAACGCGTCCTGTAAAGGCGAGCAGTACGACCGTATCGCTGCTGTTTGGCTTGACGGCGCTGAGATACTCCGTACTAGCACTGCTGAGCCTACCGATGACGGGATTTTCTGGACAGTTGAAAAAGACGTTACCAAGTACACTTCTATTCTTGTTAAGGAGAATATTACTCTGTCTGTTATGCTGGAAAATATTGTTAACGATGTTTTTACTGGGGTTTATCATGTGAGTGTTACTTTTGTATACTATGATGTTAAGAATGTTACTGGGATTGAATTGGGTAGTAACGTTGATAATCCGATTTCAATGGATGTGAGTGAACTGGGAAGTTTGGATGAGAGACCTGCGGATTTGATATTGCCAGTATCAGCAAATGGAGATAATGGATTTTGGTTTCGAATTAAGAGTGAATCGGGCTTGTATGGGCAGAGAGTTGTGATTCCTAGGAATGCTTACAAAGCTGTGATGGAGATTTATGTGTCGTTTCATGGGAATGATGAGTTTTGGTACTCAAATCCGTCGGATTCATATATAGAGATGAATAATTTGACCACGAAGAGAGGGCATGGAGCGTATAGGGAAGTTTTGTTAAAGATAGATGGTATTTTGGTGGGATCTTTTGTACCATTTCCGGTTGTTTTCACAGGAGGAATCAATCCTTTGTTCTGGGAACCTGTGGTTTCAACTGGTGCCTTTGATCTTCCATCTTATGATATTGATTTAACGCCATTTTTGGAGGTTCTGCTTGATGATAAAGCACACTTTTTGCGTCTTGGAGTGGCAGATAGTATCCCATTTTGGTTAGTGGATGGGAATTTGCATCTATGGGTAGATGATAATTGTGCATTGCCATGTGAAGTTCAGGCTCAAGTTCTTGATTATGGTACTCCTAAGTTTAACATTGAGCAATCTTCGAGCTTTAGAGGACTTGATGGGTCGTTTGAGGTTGAGATGAAGAGGAAGAGCGAGGTTTCGGGGTGGGTGAATTCAACTTCAGGAAATTTAACTACAATAGTTTCCAGAGAAGTGAAATTTAAGAATAAGATAAAGTTCTATCTTAATGGTACTGAAAAAAGGGTAAGACAGAATGTGAAAGAAGAGACTATAGTAAGTGTACTGTCTGATACAGGTATCACGATTTCTCGGACTACTATGAAGAAGATATATCCACTTAGCATGACCACTAAGAATTTGCCTTCGACGGAGAATGATACAAGCTTGATGCTTACTGATTTAGACCATGAATGGAGGGAAAAGAAGTCCATTGGGGGTTCATCAATCTCCTTGATAATTCAGCAGAAATGCAGTGGGTGGATGGTCGTTCAAGATCATGATGTTCTATCTGGTGGAGCCACCACTGAACAAACTTATTCTTATAGGGATGAAGTTGGTTGCTACTCTCGGATTGTTTCAGCTGCCAATGGAACGCTTATGAATGACACGGCAAGTAGTCTTTGTGCAGCTTCCTTATAG
- the LOC132637981 gene encoding protein VAPYRIN-like has product MEKLVEVSETEIRIDFALGCKCRATVNLKSLIATSPIAYKIQTSSPHKFLVNPPSGIISPSSCTTFQVILKPQSQIPSTFPRSPSDRFLVRTAIAPELKLELNSSSSETTRSEIVNSWFSSIGHNCSTYDIKLKVVFVGPFLLRHAVSNGVCDSVRNIIKRQRSVFTEFSTREAESLVRVAKQLPNNSNDMVNILIEGGLKVDACTEPNAVKWVSKGWTSLHIAVANDRRDEVERLVRVNTNGGGCRWLDSKDKEGRTPLHLAAGKALLGIAKVLIGAGAQVDARSKDGRTALFRAATNGDCEMMKMLVEMGADPTVTELHLGRSALDIARSKGHETAVKILERGEAVLHAARRGDLQLLETLLEKGATTNFRDQYGLTALHIAAIKGNKDAVMIVAEFGADLECQDSEGNTPLHMAVEGGCAQTVEVLLNRGANVNARNKKGDTPLSISRFLSYEEVTQLLVDEGAVLSVIPSNSPSPLS; this is encoded by the exons ATGGAGAAATTAGTCGAAGTTTCAGAAACAGAAATACGTATAGACTTTGCATTAGGCTGCAAATGTCGAGCCACAGTGAACCTCAAATCACTTATTGCAACCTCACCAATAGCATACAAAATTCAAACTTCATCTCCTCACAAGTTCCTTGTCAATCCACCTAGTGGCATAATATCTCCATCATCTTGCACCACTTTCCAAGTCATTCTCAAACCTCAATCCCAAATACCTTCCACTTTCCCTCGCTCCCCTTCTGATCGATTCCTCGTTAGAACCGCTATAGCACCTGAACTCAAACTCGAACTCAACTCTTCGTCTTCTGAGACGACTCGGTCTGAAATAGTTAATTCGTGGTTCAGCTCAATTGGACATAATTGTTCAACTTATGACATAAAACTCAAGGTGGTTTTTGTGGGGCCGTTTCTTCTTCGACATGCTGTTAGTAATGGAGTTTGTGATTCCGTTAGGAATATTATCAAACGACAACGATCCGTTTTCACTGAATTTTCAACTCGGGAAGCTGAGTCACTCGTCCGAGTTGCAAAGCAGCTGCCTAATAATAGCAACGACATGGTCAATATCTTGATTGAGGGTGGATTAAAG GTGGACGCATGTACTGAACCAAACGCCGTTAAATGGGTGTCAAAGGGGTGGACGTCGTTACATATCGCGGTCGCGAATGACCGGAGGGATGAAGTTGAGAGGCTAGTGAGAGTGAATACTAATGGAGGAGGTTGCAGGTGGTTGGATAGCAAAGACAAGGAAGGAAGAACGCCATTACATTTAGCGGCGGGTAAAGCGTTATTGGGGATTGCTAAGGTGTTGATAGGTGCAGGTGCGCAGGTGGACGCGAGGAGCAAAGATGGTAGAACAGCTTTGTTCAGAGCAGCTACCAATGGGGACTGTGAAATGATGAAGATGCTTGTTGAAATGGGTGCTGACCCTACTGTTACTGAATTGCATCTTGGCCGTTCCGCGCTTGATATCGCCCGATCTAAGGGTCAT GAGACAGCCGTTAAAATCCTCGAAAGAGGAGAAGCAGTTCTACATGCAGCAAGACGGGGTGATCTCCAGCTGCTCGAGACACTTCTGGAAAAGGGAGCAACAACCAACTTCCGAGATCAATATGGTCTAACAGCTCTCCACATTGCAGCGATTAAAGGAAACAAAGATGCAGTGATGATAGTGGCTGAGTTCGGAGCCGACTTGGAATGCCAAGATTCAGAAGGCAACACTCCGCTGCACATGGCAGTCGAAGGCGGCTGTGCACAGACGGTAGAAGTGCTACTTAACAGAGGAGCCAATGTGAATGCCAGGAACAAGAAAGGTGACACTCCGCTTTCTATTTCCAGATTTTTGAGTTATGAAGAAGTAACACAGCTGCTTGTTGATGAGGGTGCGGTGCTTTCTGTAATTCCTTCAAATTCGCCCTCTCCCTTATCTTGA
- the LOC132637998 gene encoding eukaryotic translation initiation factor 2 subunit alpha homolog: protein MATNTPNLECRMYEAKYPEVDQAVMIQVKSMADSGAYVSLLEYNNIEGMILFSELSRRRIRSISSLIKVGRIEPVMVLRVDKEKGYIDLSKRRVSEEDISGCEERYNKSKLVHSIMRHVAETMGIDLEDLYVHVGWPLYRKYGHAFEAFKLVVSDPDTILNSLTREVKEIGPDGKEVTKIAPALTEEVKDALVKNIRRRMTPQPLKIRADIEMKCFQFDGVLHIKEAMRKAEAAGNDDCPVKIKLVAPPAYVLNTQTLDKEQGIAVLTKAIAACTEEIERHKGKLAVKEAPRAVSEREDKLLAEQMAKLGRENEEISGDEDSEEEEDTGMGEIDVENSGTGIRE from the exons ATGGCAACCAACACCCCAAATCTGGAATGCCGGATGTACGAAGCAAAATACCCAGAAGTAGACCAAGCAGTAATGATACAAGTCAAAAGCATGGCTGACAGTGGTGCTTACGTTTCCTTACTCGAATACAATAACATTGAAGGAATGATCCTTTTCTCTGAACTGTCACGTCGTCGTATTAGGAGTATTTCTAGCCTCATTAAAGTTGGCCGTATTGAGCCTGTTATGGTGCTTAGGGTTGATAAGGAAAAGGGTTATATTGATCTGAGTAAAAGAAGGGTTTCTGAAGAAGATATATCGGGTTGTGAAGAGAGGTATAATAAGAGTAAACTTGTTCATTCTATTATGCGTCATGTTGCTGAAACTATGGGAATTGATCTTgag GACTTGTACGTTCATGTAGGTTGGCCTTTATACAGAAAATATGGTCATGCTTTTGAG GCATTCAAATTGGTTGTCAGTGATCCAGATACAATTCTTAATTCCCTCACCCGTGAAGTTAAAGAAATTGGCCCTGATGGGAAGGAG GTAACTAAGATTGCTCCTGCTTTAACTGAGGAAGTTAAAGATGCATTAGTCAAGAATATTAGGAGGAGAATGACTCCACAGCCTCTGAAGATTCGAGCCGATATTGAGATGAAATGTTTTCAGTTTGATGGCGTTCTTCACATTAAG GAAGCTATGCGTAAAGCTGAAGCTGCTGGTAATGATGATTGTCCTGTTAAAATTAAACTTGTTGCTCCTCCAGCATATGTGCTCAATACTCAGACTCTTGACAAG GAACAAGGCATAGCAGTCCTTACTAAAGCAATTGCAGCTTGCACTGAGGAAATAGAGCGTCACAAAGGAAAACTTGCTGTCAAGGAGGCTCCGAGAGCG GTGAGTGAACGGGAAGACAAATTGCTTGCCGAACAGATGGCTAAGCTCGGTCGCGAAAATGAGGAGATCAGTGGTGATGAGGATAGTGAAGAGGAGGAAGATACAGGGATGGGAGAAATTGACGTGGAGAACTCAGGAACTGGAATTAGAGAGTAA